ACTCCCCATTACCTCAACACCGAGCGCTGCAATGTCATTCGTGTACGTGCCGTGCTCCTGATAGTAACTGCGCTCCATCGTGTAAATCTGTTTCAGCAGACCCTTCGCTTCGGCCTGCTTGACTTTGGCCGATGTCGACATGAATCTCGGGATAGCGATTGCAGCGAGGATGCCGATGATGACGACGACTATCATGAGTTCGATGAGA
Above is a window of Candidatus Zixiibacteriota bacterium DNA encoding:
- a CDS encoding prepilin-type N-terminal cleavage/methylation domain-containing protein, giving the protein MLRKSKGFTLIELMIVVVIIGILAAIAIPRFMSTSAKVKQAEAKGLLKQIYTMERSYYQEHGTYTNDIAALGVEVMGSAWYSYTIVVNGTNFLATANAADPGIDDDPTPDTWTVDGTGVIVCASNDVLN